A stretch of DNA from Nymphalis io chromosome 22, ilAglIoxx1.1, whole genome shotgun sequence:
ATTTTTGACAGTCTAAAAgacaaactatttatttaataataaaaaaaatcgacgtACGATTATTACGTAACCGTAAACCGTAACCGtacaaaaaaaaagccgagatggccctgtggtaagaacgcgtgaatcttaaccgatgatcgtgggttcaaacccgggcaagcaccactgaattttcatgtgcttaatttgtgattataattcatctcgtgctttacggtgaaggaaaacatcgtgaggaaacctgcatgtgtctaatttcactgaagttctgccacacgtgaattctaccaacccgcattggagcagcgtggtggaataagctccaaaccttctcctcaaaaagaggagaggaggcctttagcccagcagtgggacattcataggcgaTTATTACGAGTTGTATGTAATTAGTTTAAAGTCGATGTCATCCCGTGTCTTCAAGACATGACCGGCGAAAGAAATTGAtgaacatacatatgtacactGACATAACAGTCATTCTTCTTATAAAGTACACTTATCGGTACTTATCAGTGCGAGACATCATAATGTAAAGAtttggttaaatatttaatttaaatttatatttcattcttaatttaaacaGCTTTAAATATGCTAGATagaaaaaaactgttttacCTTTTTctgacaaattaaaatttagaaaCCCAAATtacgaattaataaataataacccaTGTTGAGTTAAACTCCTTCTTAGTCAATATAACGtcattaaaaagattaaaattaacaagaaaTATTTGCAGTGatatttgtgattttattttatattaaaatatttatttttttcaatttcacttACCTTTATTAGCGTAATTCTCAAagcttttaaaaacttttaagcaACAACCTTGTGGTTGTTGCTAATCAATAAACCTTCTTGAGTTAGACCGCGAACACGAATCAGCgattcgaattaaaaaaagaaaagaatgaCTGCTCTATTAGGCTTAATTATCTGTCACCGGTTGGCGGCAAACTGGTGACAATGGCGGGATGCTGCCCTATTTATGCGGCTACTTATCAGTCAGATTCGCGGGATTGTGTAGTTATCGCTAGTTAATAAGCAGTACTCACACATTTGTTAAACCATGCCAATATTTCTTGTCTTAAGGCAAgtctccaataaaaaaaaatggtaataaaaacttgtatgtTGTTAACACGTGTTAGTGACGTAATTTTGAAAATTGTGCTCATCCTAAAACTTTACTCTTGTAAGCGGTAAACATCATAGCAATACACGTGATGCAGATATTATGTAACTTTCGGAAGTATTACTACTATTTCACCATTGAAACTCAGCTTTAGCGGCTAATATTCACTTTAATTAGATGCGATTTTGTGACGTATTTGAGGTGAAGGACACGATACTAAACGATGAACGTGCTTgactcattataaaaaaaacataccgcaaatcattacatttaacaaaaactttCGCTTAAATCTAGATTCGTTGAAGTCAGATTGGTAATTTAACTCTCATCGCCTGAAATGGAgttaatctttaataaatatatcattcacATAAGTTACTTCATTGGGTGATGCTTAAatctcaatttaattaataatttcaaaaaataacacatttatagcggccttgtaaaaaaaatgttatgatacCACCTCAAGGCTGTAGATAAGTGTAAAAAAGGGTAAATACCCGTCCTACCCAGCGTTGAGCAAAAGAAAGCAATATAGCAATAatgatacagataataaaatccttatttatcACAAATCCTcgtttatatctatttattatcttaattttattgtatgatTTGTAATCGTGTTACCTACTGTTACTATatcaatacgttttttttatcaacGGAACAAAATCTGTATTctattttagattattatataatgtactgTAGATCaatcatatacaaaaaaaaaaaattaagacactTCTTACACTTATATGAccttattgataattaattaataaatattttatatttcctacGTGTATGCGAGGCATTATAAACACTGATGTAACATGAAGCGCTGCAGTACTCGACTCTACCGCCGTGAACTGCTTCGCTTGACGTCACAAGGCTCACGCCTTACGCTATACTACGATActgattacaaaatattaattagcaaTTTACAATAACTTAATCTTGTTCAAAAACAaattcattagtttttttttttttttttaatatttaatattatctgtggcagATTTCAAGTTTTGAGTTTGAATAatacgccaaacagcaatacttatgttgtgtacaagcacaagggacataatatcttagtcctAAAGATTTTTGACGCAATTGGCAATGCGAGGAGTCGTTATCCTATAAAGTTAATACAGatcatttattagtaaaaaaaaagttttacacaATTTCGAAGTGTAGGTATTTATTACGAAATGTCTTGACGAGCAAAACCAATGGAGATGTCAGTCGCGTACACATTAGACCGGCACGTGCGGGTTGATATCAGCAACaaacacaagattatatatatatcgaggaAATAATTACGAAGCAAtatcattatttgtaaatatttattatggcaTCAGAAAGGGACTTTCGCCCTAGATTATACTTatcattaattaagaaaaaaaattctatatattgatttattattttaataacgttattatatatgtacatatgtatttcgTCTACAAAATACTTTATACTGGGATTGATTCACAATCTATATTAATTAGactattgtattgtaatacaaTAGTCAAccaaaattcattaaattttcttagcatagtatgtatgtatggatGTGTGTATGTAGTGgcaacaaaacaaatacaataaattcgCATGTATTTCCCAGAaagcataataaaattttgaaacgtTGCTATTTAATATCTCTTCAGAATTCTTAgaccaaatataataaacgtagaacaaatattaaatgtgaTTATTATCTCATCCGCGTtcatatgtatatctatatcataaaaatttatcggagtaaataaatattgatacaaaCTTATGAAGATGCAGACGTTCGGTCTAGTGAGGTTGGTGGAAACAGGTATATTCTACATTTATTTGGGATCGAAGCATCTCTAGTCTTATCATTAGCTTCTCCATTATTGCAAATTTAATTCCTCGTAGTGTCAGGGATTACATACTATGAGGTACCATTCCATGatgtttccattttttttttatgtatattggaaACGAAGAATGTCAAGCGGATGACCTTTGCTTAAAGGTAAATCAAAGATTACagagttttcatgtgtttaataaaattaagtgtttAGTAAATCTCTCGCGCGGTTGTGAAAGAAATCaccttgaggaaacctgcatatatcGGATTAAAtcctaccacgcaaagaagcattgtggtggaataagctacaaatatTCTCACTCTCAGCTCATTAACAGAAGATGAAACCTTTGTCCCACAGTAAGACAATTAAGGGCtggtattttacttttaatggtACAAAATTGTTTGTACTTTTCAATTTACAAACAATTGTAGTAAGTGCCTTATATCGTGTAAGCGCTTACTAGCTCACTAATCTTCAAAGCCGTCACAACATTTTGTGTATTCCTGTCTGCAAACTGATATGACAAAGAAAGAGAGACAAAATGACACAGATTAACTTTAATTGATTCTGAAGAGGGCGCGCGAGCACGCCCTGGGGTAAATACTTAActcatttatttttgattacttCCATTATACTGTAATCGTGATCGATGATTACACATTATACTTGTTAATCATTAATATGATTACATTTTGTCCATGCCCGTATAAATGTGTGGCCCCTCGCCTACGACAACTTCATTTTTACGATgctttaatcaattattattccgAAATAAAATATGAGCAAATATAAAGCCAggattaaaattatgtttcttACAACCTAAAGATAAAATatcattctatttttttaaaacattttcgtttaaaaaaatcacgctTGCCGGTAATGATATACgattttgttttatcaaaagTCAAAAAGCTATCGCCCCAAGACGCGTTCTTAACGAGGCgccaactttttttaattacgctTTAGATATTCAAAGGTCTTTTTGATAAACTACGATCCTTGTGCAGGTATTACGTACACATGGGAGGCTTACGAGTTAAAGAGCTGTTTCCTCTAAGAAATTCTGAAGCCATTGGTGTAGCTATGATTTAACACTGGCTGCTTTTGAATAgccagtaaaattaaaaaaaaaaaaaacatgattttgGACTATTTGCTCACTGCGTTCTATTTCCTGTATCTGGTTACGCTTATGACTGCaactttatttaatctttaaacAAATTCATTGTTTCTGTGGGAATCATAATTGCAAAATGATTTGaacatgatttttattatagtgtatatttgtcacttattgaaaaatatttttgatgtacttcccattgatttaaattaacatactaATCATCTATAAAGTAGCAAAACACaaatcatttgaaaataataatatttcgaatttaGCTATTTGCCCACTTTTATACAcgcgtcaaatttattttacccGTAGTTACCCTAAATCGATATGTCTATATTCCTAtagataaaataacattttatgaaaaacattttttttttgtttgtaaaccttacagaaatataaataaaatgcttgATTGTAAAATTGTAAGTAGGTTTACCGATAGGATTAagaccggttcggaatgtggattttATTGAAACTATCTGACATCTGTCAAAAATTTTTACACAAAATcacttgtaaattattttaagaaatttttatcaaaagcttaaaatcaaatttatttaagaaaaaaaaaattgtcggtTTTCATAATTCGACAGAAGGGTTAATAATGAAACAgacaaattatattgtttatttatattaaaaataaacttacagtAAATTCCACTTATAGGGTTGCAAcactaaactaattaaaaaaaaaaacataatgcaATATTTATGACTGGTACAAACTATTTCTTCAATTTCTAAGCAAAGATCAAAAACGAAGTAATTATAAACAAGACAAACGATTCTgaagtacattaaaaaaaaacaaaagaatgaAATGTCATGGCAATTATGTTTTAAGCAATTactgttaatttttatgttccCGGGAAAGAAGTATGTACTAATGACAGCTATACTTgtgcttaaaatataacattgtatATCTTTTAAGAATATAAGCAATGACTGTTTTTGAGAAAACTAAACTTGGTCTTACACACACAAATCTAAGCACAAACACACAACATGTTTTCAAAAGAAATAGCCCAAGGGAATATGATTGGGTTTTTTAATtaggcaaataggccacctgcaTGTAACTTATAACAGCATAGACATTTgtagtgtaaaaaatattaataattccatCATAAAAATTAAGGGAAGCCTTGTGGCTGGTAATAACACTAATTAAATCGCTCATCAAACtcaaacacagcaatacaaattattgctgtaTAGTAGTATTCCCTACTCTAATCCAAGGAGTGAAGATAAACAAACAACATATCCCATTGGACTAGCTAATAACTCCGCTGTATTTAGCTATTATATTAGATACACTACAAGCAGTTGTTGattattttacctttatttataatactattcaATTTCACTTATAAACACTTCACACAAATTTTACTTCCAATTACATTCCATTTTTTTCGCGaatcaataataagttattcaAGATATCGACCAATTATATCGAGTCAATTAGATgtcgaagttgtttatttgtcttgtgGTTTTCAATAGAGTcatagaataattgatgattgTGTGGTACATGCTTGCTGGCGACCTTCTATGAAGCCACCTATGAACAACTGAATTTCTACGTTGTTGAGCTATCCCCAGCAAATTACCCTGAATTTtttcattacttataaaaaataaaaactaaaattttaaaatttattgagcaATGTTTAACGTATATATTGATTCCAGCATTTGCCAAGTTTTACAagaaggtatataaataaagatgagTAATTACAACTCAGTTTGAGTTGTAATTTTAGATAGGATgaagtaattaattttcataattaatcacatagtaatactttatttaccaaaataaaTCTTCAACCAATAATGCTGTCTAATAATTTAAGCAACAATTTAGGCTTTGCAATAAACTACTATAagagttaaaattttatgttcaattGATTGCATTATCACATTGAGCATATTGAGCATAACAGCAACACCAGATTCTTTTATCATGTTGGAAGTTGGAACAGGCAGTTGCTTTGTGCAgatatctgggtaggtaccacccactcactaATTATTCTGTAACTGTCCAAAcagttttacttatttattgctGTATTTTGGCTTGAATGGTGATTGAATCAGTacaattacagacacaagtgaCAACATCTTTGATCCTGTAGTTGGCAAAGCATTGTTGGTGTaagttatgaaataattaagtgTTGAAATACAAGTTCATAATAAGAAAGGTACATATCATTTCAATATGCTAACAAAATGTCAAACATATGAATtagttcatttaatttaaactagtaATTTAAACAACTGCCCATCTGTTGGCAGAAACAAATTGTTGGAACAAATGAAATCctcaatacaaaatacaatacaaattactATTTAGAAACATGTCATTATAAGTCTAACTTATATGGAATATTGGGTCATATGACATAAATTAATCAGTTATTTGTAAAACTGCTTTATTTACTTAGAACTTTGTATCTTTTCCAACAACAATTCCAGTCTCCCAGTCATAACGGGCTGCCCTTTCTTTGTTTTCTTACTCAATTTCTTGAATCTTtcattcttcttttttttatactctTGCAACTTCTGGAATCTTTCTTGATTAGCCTTTTGCACAGCTTGTTGCTTTTcaattttttcttgttttattttattaaagcgcTCCTTGGCTTTTGTATATGGATCTTTATTTCTAGTGACCGATGACCCTTTCTCTAGTAGATCTGGATGTTTGACAAATCTACCCACAGTAGGATTGGCGTCAGTTGTATCTTCATCAAaaggttttgttttatatgatcCAACCATTGGGTCATCTTTGATGCTTTTCTGATATTCATGAAGCATTTTCATCTTGCGTTGTTCTTCccatttttctaatttatattttttactgtatttCTTGAgcctatatgtttttttatcaaatggTTTTTTCCCAGTTTCCTTTTCGGTTTCATCAAGGCCATGACGGTTGTCATCAAAGTTTTTCTGTCGctcatttttacttttaaattcttttttctCCTGGCCCTTGTTAGGTTTTTGTTTcttgtttttaagaaaaaagcTGTCCCTTTTATTTTCCATTATCACTTTATTTCTTCACACCTATAATGAAACGAAAAAGCGTgtttgaacataaaaaaaaagaaaaagaaaagcatgcaaaaaaataagaaataaaatatttaaatcaattattacttaatataaagaCACGCTTTTTCATTTCTGAACATGCAACTAATTgcatatatataggtataaaaaatatataatatatttaacatgtcTAATTATAATGTTCATTATTCGTATGCATATGtggtttgtttaatttgtttgacAGATGAttatttgtacttataattttttagtatggtattattttttataattctatgaGGGCCAGCGATTGAAGACctcatcaaaacaaaaaaataatttgaataataaaatgcaaataaaattaacaaattcagtttataaataatttgtcttaaatattaatatatatattttatagatttttaattaatagattttttattttattttcaaataagcaCCGAGTTGCATaataatacgaaaaatattaagatattttcaaCCTTACAATATGGTATAagtatcatttattttcaatgaattttatattcaatgttaAGAGGAATTTTACAAATGTATCGAATTTTACTTATGAAATTAGCATGAAGGTAATCTTAGGctcaatatgatatatttaaattattaattttgaagtaCGTAAGATTTATGTATTAGAATTATTCTACACCTTACTAGTCATATCTGTGATGACGTAAACTCCGTCGCAAGGTAATAAAAAGCCATTTTGTGATAACTTGCCTAAATATTCTGAAAAAAGAACAGTCTAGAACTTTATAGTGTTATTTTTAACTTCATGTAATACGTGTAAAGCAgaaaaaaattcataattttgcTATAATGTCATTGATTTTACAATGTCTGAAActgtgtattttaactattgctATACATTTAAATACGATATAATTGTTTGTCGTAGATAAAGCCTacgttttaaatgataatatagtGTAAATATGAATAGACTTACCAAATTAAGCCACCCACTGGGTAGGCTTTGAATTATCGGCGGAATCTTGATAGTTTAGTTGCACTTGGCACGAAAAAACTTAACCACGGTGAGAGATTTTATGTCACGGGTTTTCAACTGGAAAACTTTACCGACCATGCCCTAATGTgattttttagaataatttcCACAAGGAAACGCGGTAGACGTTTCGCAAAAATGTCACAAAAGGAACGAGGGAGAGGTTCGTTTGAGCGAGACAACATGCAGAACTTTTTGCGTTTCTCTCATTTCCTTTAAACATCATTGATCGCCAAAATGAAGCATGCGCTGTTTGTTTCTAAcatctgtataaaaatatatcacatataacattaaaacaaaataaatataaaatcaacatcagtagcaataatattttatacaaggttttttattcaataaataaatttaataaaactttatttcgtCCAACTACCTAAACTGGAACGTTATTGTTTAGTTTTGAAAGAATAGCATAGATGGTGCTTGTCTGTTAGAACAGCAGCACATTGCTAAAATATAAAAGCTCTACCTATTACTGTTGGGCCAGCTAGCAGGGACAACGCATAGGCTACATATTATCGGTGTTTTATGCACTCTTTAAAGGATATTAACGAACTACGCTAATAGCCGTTCACACGCTTTTCAAGAGACTCTTAGTCGGTTCATGGTTACGTGGTAACAGGTGTACTAGTGATATTCTTCGTTTTTAAACTATGGTAGTATggaaattatgtatgtatgtaatagataaaatattacaaaatacagaATTTGGCTGAAAAAAACgagctaaaataataaaagttaaattataattaaaataataactgtcaaattttatttttattttagggtTAATTATGCTTGGTATTGCATggagttataaaaaataacaatatgttaAAAATGGTATCCGCTGTAGCAAAATATTTCGGCGGCTGtgataattgataatattcCATATCCATTCCATACGCTAATGTCTCAACGTGTATTGTAATCTTATTTTGACCAACGGCTCAGTGGTCCATGGACCAGAACATCTGGCCAATGTCGGCCGATTGGCCCAAAGTGTACTGGACAATAATATGAACTTTTGCTTATTTCAGGAaggaacaattaaaataaaataagaactgtCTAGCCTGCTTAttgatgtataataaatttatttcaactaaaaatattgtaattgtacttcaaaatagaatagaattgttttttttcaggTTTTTTCTTACGTGACCGGGGTAAAATAGGtactatttattcatttttccaTGTTAatcttttatacattaataatgtgAGTTACAACAACCCACGATATTAAGTATATCACCGATCGAAAAAGCTT
This window harbors:
- the LOC126777383 gene encoding thyroid transcription factor 1-associated protein 26, which translates into the protein MENKRDSFFLKNKKQKPNKGQEKKEFKSKNERQKNFDDNRHGLDETEKETGKKPFDKKTYRLKKYSKKYKLEKWEEQRKMKMLHEYQKSIKDDPMVGSYKTKPFDEDTTDANPTVGRFVKHPDLLEKGSSVTRNKDPYTKAKERFNKIKQEKIEKQQAVQKANQERFQKLQEYKKKKNERFKKLSKKTKKGQPVMTGRLELLLEKIQSSK